One window of the Pedobacter ginsengisoli genome contains the following:
- a CDS encoding AAA family ATPase has product MSKPIKKIAIVGPESTGKSTITQQLAKHFNTLWVPEYARYYCAALTESCNLQDEVNMFHGQLALEDSILAIAEKDLIFCDTTFITVKIWSDEVFGETPQIVLDALPKYNYDLYLLMDIDLPWQEDPLRDFPHKREHFMQVWHQELKALNALYVKVGGQGEERISNAITAVQSFLV; this is encoded by the coding sequence GTGAGCAAACCCATTAAAAAGATAGCTATAGTTGGGCCAGAGAGTACCGGAAAATCAACCATTACCCAACAGCTGGCAAAGCATTTCAACACTTTATGGGTACCAGAATATGCCCGTTATTATTGTGCTGCCCTAACTGAATCTTGCAATTTACAAGACGAGGTAAACATGTTCCATGGTCAATTAGCCCTCGAGGATTCCATACTTGCGATAGCTGAAAAGGACCTGATCTTCTGTGATACAACCTTCATTACTGTAAAAATATGGAGCGATGAGGTTTTTGGAGAAACCCCTCAGATTGTTCTGGATGCACTCCCTAAATACAATTATGATCTATACCTGCTTATGGATATCGATCTGCCCTGGCAGGAAGATCCGTTACGCGACTTCCCTCATAAAAGGGAGCATTTTATGCAGGTATGGCATCAGGAGCTTAAGGCCTTAAACGCATTATATGTTAAAGTTGGCGGTCAGGGAGAAGAAAGAATTAGCAATGCAATTACAGCTGTTCAATCGTTTCTGGTATAA
- the pnuC gene encoding nicotinamide riboside transporter PnuC has product MVDVLKDSFTQLFLQTGLLEWLGVFTGILCVWLAAKNNIYNWPIAIISVVIYIFIFFESKLYADMGLQFYFFAMNVYGWYFWSKNRNNPEASRPITIITKKEIMLSILGVIVFTLILGFVLKKNTDASFPFLDSFCTACSLIAQVFLARKVLQNWLIWIFVDIIYVGMYISKDLYATAIMYALYVYIAAVGYLDWRRTYREQTH; this is encoded by the coding sequence ATGGTTGATGTTTTAAAGGATAGTTTTACACAGTTGTTTTTACAAACAGGTCTCCTGGAATGGCTAGGTGTTTTTACGGGTATATTATGCGTATGGCTTGCCGCCAAAAATAATATCTATAACTGGCCCATCGCAATAATTAGCGTTGTAATCTACATTTTCATCTTCTTCGAATCCAAGCTTTATGCCGATATGGGCTTACAGTTTTACTTTTTTGCCATGAATGTTTATGGCTGGTATTTCTGGAGTAAAAATAGAAATAACCCCGAAGCATCAAGACCAATAACTATTATTACCAAAAAAGAAATTATGCTCTCTATTTTAGGAGTAATTGTTTTCACATTAATACTAGGCTTTGTGCTAAAAAAGAACACTGATGCCTCCTTCCCTTTTTTAGATAGCTTTTGTACCGCATGTAGTTTAATAGCCCAGGTATTTCTTGCACGGAAGGTATTGCAGAATTGGCTGATCTGGATTTTTGTTGATATTATATACGTTGGCATGTACATTTCTAAAGATCTGTACGCTACAGCAATTATGTATGCTTTATATGTTTACATTGCCGCTGTAGGCTACTTAGATTGGAGGAGAACTTACCGTGAGCAAACCCATTAA